Proteins from a genomic interval of Yarrowia lipolytica chromosome 1E, complete sequence:
- a CDS encoding uncharacterized protein (Truncated form of YALI0E07579g, no similarity), which yields MFHLCLLRYQPLKRDYGKDAEIGHLKTELTKAHEIIETLRAQKSGTPVGHVTLEDHNSQLAASAKQLHEIYGQKVMSKVQKYRSRKQSQVKSLKDRISSLESALRDSRRENSELVAAVDEYIDVSKTCDDG from the coding sequence ATGTTCCATCTCTGCTTACTACGATATCAGCCCTTGAAGCGCGATTATGGCAAAGATGCAGAGATTGGTCATCTTAAAACCGAGTTAACCAAAGCCCATGAAATCATCGAAACGCTACGGGCCCAAAAAAGTGGGACTCCtgttggtcacgtgaccctgGAGGACCACAACAGCCAGCTGGCTGCATCTGCCAAGCAGCTTCATGAAATTTACGGACAAAAGGTTATGAGCAAGGTGCAAAAGTACCGTTCGCGCAAGCAGAGTCAGGTGAAGTCGTTGAAAGATCGTATTTCTTCGTTGGAATCCGCTCTTCGTGACAGTAGGAGGGAGAACAGTGAACTAGTGGCTGCTGTCGATGAGTACATTGATGTCAGTAAGACCTGTGATGACGGGTAG
- a CDS encoding uncharacterized protein (Compare to YALI0E07601g, weakly similar to uniprot|P32873 Saccharomyces cerevisiae YPL115c BEM3 GTPase-activating protein for CDC42P and RHO1P, similar to Saccharomyces cerevisiae BEM3 (YPL115C); ancestral locus Anc_8.605): MGVSKTHPPMPTLKDSYTLWANQMAVSTPSSPPQQNSVFGQGSDSSLRSTLGLRKRRDKRASVSSLSSPTRSMSVRRTASASMGPPSISNGTNGTLHPSPPKRNASLHIAKVKSASDDNTVNGTSLPGYLQNSASHARVPSNSSFNFSQHSRTPSDVFAPDHISLHQKTDSMSSNDLDTLEQLVQPDLSMPEKATASLDQLYNMLAERTVQLSHNSYQNTQLWAMVNKQRQMILDLQRDLDSSLEVNARYKRRLLRATGERDSTNATASKDTSSTNATTNASPPPTATNTSTGNSIPGNASSTANGSVTTVVPTTAATSAVSSSLPPQSDDNNSTTATSAKSAVSSTPSPNGSTSSVATSINNTSAGSNNGGATTAASKHIPQPIVPLPYPLPAVSSAREPKGFSFEEDRDNSKTHRKTKSDTLNDDSFLVPEKSPSRDPRLRSKKSMASVVSSDDNTLGAVSMSKSASMGAAAAPTTPSLPPPALAPEPITLYVKPTELSTIRVDVASSLGVARKKDTPVVVLSVSDRATSKVLWRCSKEYNAFVALDNAIAPQIPSFKTKIPDRSLFTSHAPARVDIRKDQLNGWFGSLLAIPRLPSSAAQTLCEFLSTNTIDPLDVPDGDARKEGFLTKRGKSFGGWKLRYFVLDGPMLNYYESPNGPHLGAIRLYNARIGRQTQEEDSNSEDAYRHAFLVMEPRKKDYVRHVLCAENDRERDDWIEALLEFVTLPEPESPIKSIHSPAITTVPTNTSTLNAYGESIYDEYSEAPTPTLPTTEAIDSVMESQIGTGLGIDVGSSETVGSGNGSGTRINTGSGVVTSSSNSRISAPIASEPIQNLQKWGYKYSPSSQSLNAQLQNDGIDDHVSLSPNHNIHSTPIQAPVPEVKEKKKFFLFRKGNSDRQHQQQQQHTSTPEYLQSVLEAEGMIQREERPTTPSLTTPTQSQFDGNDYHQGGVFGVPLLQAIESSSKDIDGHVVPSVVWRCIQYLDDQKAHFEEGIFRLSGSASAIRILKARFNDHYDIDLVSDSSTVFDVHAVAGLLKLFLREMPSLILTQQLSPAFRRAMEIPDIVNRIYELKTLVKQLPAESRDLLFVLAQYLCKIIEHQDYNKMNLRNVGIVFSPTVNVPAGIFVLFLTDFDCIFGDAQPRTDINRKLQDFPQALLG; the protein is encoded by the coding sequence ATGGGAGTCTCTAAAACACATCCGCCAATGCCCACGCTCAAGGACTCGTACACGCTGTGGGCCAACCAGATGGCGGTCAGCACGCCGTCGTCGCCGCCACAGCAAAACAGCGTCTTTGGCCAGGGCAGTGACTCGTCGCTGAGGTCGACTCTGGGCCTGCGCAAACGGCGGGACAAGCGAGCGTCCGTAtcgtcgctgtcgtcgCCCACCCGCTCCATGTCGGTGCGCCGGACCGCGAGCGCCTCCATGGGCCCTCCGTCAATCTCAAACGGGACTAATGGCACTCTTCATCCCTCGCCTCCAAAGCGTAACGCCTCACTGCATATTGCCAAAGTTAAATCTGCTTCAGACGACAACACTGTGAACGGAACCTCTCTGCCAGGCTACCTCCAAAACTCCGCATCCCACGCCCGGGTGCCGTCCAACTCGTCGTTCAACTTTTCCCAGCACTCGCGCACCCCGTCAGACGTGTTTGCGCCAGACCACATTTCGCTCCACCAAAAGACTGACAGCATGTCGTCCAACGACCTGGACACGCTAGAGCAGCTGGTCCAGCCAGACCTGTCCATGCCAGAAAAGGCCACCGCGTCGCTGGACCAGCTCTACAACATGCTGGCCGAGCGCACCGTGCAGCTCTCACACAACTCGTACCAAAACACCCAGCTGTGGGCTATGGTCAATAAGCAACGGCAGATGATTCTGGACCTGCAACGGGACCTCGACAGCTCGCTGGAAGTGAACGCCCGATACAAGCGGAGGCTTCTGAGAGCCACGGGAGAGCGAGACAGCACAAACGCCACCGCCAGCAAAGACACCAGCTCAACAAACGCCACCACAAACGCGTCACCTCCCCCTACAGCAACCAACACATCCACAGGTAACTCCATCCCTGGGAATGCCTCCAGTACCGCAAACGGCAGTGTAACTACCGTGGTTCCAACCACTGCCGCCACATCGGCCGTGTCATCTTCTCTGCCACCACAATCTGACGACAATAATTCCACTACTGCCACCTCTGCAAAGAGCGCCGTAAGCTCCACCCCTTCGCCCAACGGATCGACATCCTCTGTCGCCACAtccatcaacaacaccagCGCCGGCAGTAACAATGGAGGCGCAACCACAGCTGCCTCCAAGCACATTCCCCAACCCATCGTGCCCCTGCCCTACCCCTTGCCAGCAGTCTCGTCGGCTAGAGAACCCAAGGGCTTTTCGTTTGAGGAGGACCGCGACAACAGCAAGACGCACCGCAAGACCAAATCAGACACGCTCAATGATGACTCATTTCTGGTACCGGAAAAGTCGCCGTCTCGAGACCCCCGTCTGCGCTCCAAAAAGAGCATGGCCTCCGTCGTGTCTTCTGACGACAACACCCTAGGCGCCGTGTCCATGTCTAAATCTGCATCTATGGGTGCGGCGGCTGCTCCCACTACTCCGTCGCTACCTCCTCCTGCGCTGGCTCCCGAACCTATCACTCTGTACGTCAAGCCCACAGAGTTGTCTACGATTCGTGTGGATGTGGCCTCCTCACTAGGTGTGGCCCGCAAGAAGGACACCCCAGTGGTCGtgctgtctgtgtcggACAGAGCCACTTCGAAGGTTTTATGGCGATGCAGCAAGGAATATAATGCCTTTGTTGCTCTGGACAATGCCATTGCTCCCCAGATTCCATCCTTCAAAACGAAAATCCCCGACCGGTCGCTCTTCACGTCACACGCCCCCGCTAGAGTCGATATTCGAAAGGATCAGCTCAATGGCTGGTTTGGTTCGCTGTTGGCTATTCCCAGActgccttcttctgctgctcagacACTGTGCGAGTTTCTGTCTACTAACACCATCGACCCTCTGGATGTGCCTGATGGAGATGCCCGTAAGGAGGGCTTCCTCACTAAACGAGGCAAGTCGTTTGGTGGCTGGAAACTGCGGTACTTTGTGCTGGATGGACCCATGCTCAACTACTATGAGTCGCCCAACGGGCCCCATCTTGGTGCTATTCGGCTCTACAATGCCCGAATCGGACGGCAAACACAGGAAGAGGACTCCAACTCCGAGGACGCGTACCGACATGCCTTTCTGGTCATGGAGCCCCGCAAGAAGGACTATGTTCGGCACGTGCTGTGTGCTGAAAACGACCGCGAGCGAGATGACTGGATTGAGGCGCTTCTTGAGTTTGTGACGCTGCCCGAGCCGGAGTCGCCCATCAAGTCCATTCATTCACCAGCCATCACCACCGTCcccaccaacaccagcaCTCTCAACGCCTACGGAGAATCCATCTACGATGAGTATTCTGAGGCCCCCACCCCCACGCTTCCCACAACTGAGGCTATTGATTCTGTCATGGAGTCACAAATAGGCACTGGTCTGGGTATTGATGTCGGTAGCAGTGAGACTGTTGGTAGTGGTAATGGCAGTGGAACACGCATCAACACCGGTTCTGGGGTGGTTACTAGCTCTTCGAACAGCCGCATTTCAGCCCCCATTGCGTCGGAGCCCATCCAGAACCTGCAGAAGTGGGGTTACAAATACTCGCCGTCTTCCCAGTCGCTCAACGCACAACTCCAGAACGACGGAATCGACGACCACGTGAGTCTCTCCCCCAACCACAATATACACTCTACTCCTATCCAGGCTCCCGTTCCCGAGGtcaaagagaagaagaagttcTTCCTGTTCCGAAAGGGAAACTCGGACCgccagcatcagcagcaacagcagcacaCGTCGACACCCGAGTACCTGCAGTCGGTGCTTGAGGCTGAGGGCATGATTCAACGTGAGGAGCGACCTACCACCCCGTCGCTCACCACGCCCACACAGTCACAGTTCGACGGCAATGACTACCACCAGGGTGGCGTGTTTGGAGTTCCCTTGCTGCAGGCGATTGAGTCGTCTAGCAAGGATATTGACGGCCATGTAGTGCCGTCGGTTGTCTGGCGATGCATCCAATACCTGGACGATCAGAAAGCGCATTTCGAAGAAGGTATTTTCCGACTCTCCGGTTCAGCATCCGCCATTCGAATTCTCAAGGCCCGCTTCAACGACCATTACGACATTGATTTGGTGTCGGATTCGTCGACGGTGTTTGATGTACATGCAGTAGCCGGTCTACTGAAACTGTTTCTGCGGGAGATGCCGTCTCTGATTCTGACGCAGCAGCTGTCGCCGGCGTTCCGACGGGCCATGGAGATTCCGGACATCGTGAATCGAATCTACGAGCTCAAAACGCTCGTCAAGCAGCTCCCCGCCGAGTCGCGTGACCTGCTGTTTGTGCTGGCACAGTATCTGTGCAAGATCATCGAGCACCAGGATTACAACAAGATGAACCTGCGCAACGTCGGAATCGTCTTTTCGCCAACGGTTAACGTGCCCGCTGGCATTTTCGTGCTGTTCCTCACAGACTTTGATTGCATTTTCGGAGACGCTCAGCCCCGCACGGACATTAATAGAAAGTTGCAGGACTTTCCACAGGCTTTATTGGGTTAA
- a CDS encoding uncharacterized protein (Compare to YALI0E07623g, no similarity) produces the protein MMKFARPFSTFSALFKEAATKTKASKAKAPTTAKKAAKKAPKVTPYKATKEDRGKYGKLNKTEMTRLFETEADTLNMDRVRLLRRHILYNSNRDRLPPYTAWLKSESKENPGTKLPELAKRYSAMSDSEKAEIARQYGPDASEEGNVYDKYDYKTIRYPKLSGLNVYLAEALKDQTRVLEDNKLKSTIAEWSALPESKKQHYNDLAKKKNESNASRLLKIFGEVKDLYEQDNLAIGGRK, from the exons atGA TGAAATTCGCCCGACCCTTCTCTACATTCTCGGCGCTcttcaaggaggctgccacTAAGACCAAGGCATCCAAGGCTAAGGCTCCCACGactgccaagaaggctgctaAGAAGGCCCCCAAGGTGACTCCCTACAAGGctaccaaggaggaccgAGGCAAATACggcaagctcaacaagaccgAGATGACCCGACTTTTCGAGACGGAGGCCGACACCCTCAACATGGACCGCGTGCGACTTCTGCGACGACATATCCTCTACAACTCCAACCGAGACCGTCTTCCCCCTTACACCGCTTGGCTCAagtccgagtccaaggagaaCCCTGGTACCAAGTTGCCCGAGCTTGCCAAGCGGTACTCCGCTATGTCCGACTCTGAGAAGGCTGAGATTGCTAGACAATACGGCCCCGACGCCTCTGAAGAGGGCAATGTGTACGATAAGTACGACTACAAGACCATCAGATACCCCAAGCTGTCCGGTCTCAACGTGTACCTGGCAGAGGCACTCAAGGACCAGACTCGAGTCTTGGAGGacaacaagctcaagtcCACGATCGCCGAGTGGTCCGCTCTTcccgagtccaagaagcagcacTACAACGATctcgccaagaagaagaacgagtCCAACGCTTCCCGTCTGCTAAAGATTTTCGGCGAGGTCAAGGATCTGTACGAGCAGGACAACCTTGCTATTGGCGGACGTAAATAA
- a CDS encoding uncharacterized protein (Converted to coding from non-coding YALI0E07645g, similar to uniprot|P35207 Saccharomyces cerevisiae YLR398c SKI2 antiviral protein and putative helicase in frame stop codons and frameshifts), with protein sequence MSSLLPIVKEVVKILFARSLYCVLFATEMFAADLNLPTRTAFARCRKRDARSQSQGLEDLLTNLKKKKYTDCDQFMPFSLEIDLKQLVLFKFILEQGFKV encoded by the exons ATGTCGAGTTTGCTGCCTATTGTAAAGGAGGTTGTCAAGATTCTGTTTGCCAGGTCTCTCTATTGTGTTCTGTTTGCCACTGAGATGTTTGCAGCGGATCTCAACTTGCCCACTCGAACTGCATTTGCCAGATGTCGAAAGCGCGATG CACGAAGCCAGAGTCAAGGTCTCGAAGACCTGCTTACCaatctcaagaagaagaaataCACTGATTGTGACCAGTTTATGCCATTTTCTCTTGAAATTGACCTTAAGCAACTGGTCCTGTTCAAGTTCATCCTTGAGCAAGGCTTCAAGGTATAG
- a CDS encoding uncharacterized protein (Compare to YALI0E07744g, similar to Saccharomyces cerevisiae ATH1 (YPR026W); ancestral locus Anc_7.433, weakly similar to uniprot|P48016 Saccharomyces cerevisiae YPR026w ATH1 acid trehalase vacuolar) yields MHFSFGLLLAASSVLAAPVNTTSANVTSVAPLANTSATAASRGPVFLPVPGPVNVTKGTEYNETALEYNNKTNVLTSHKFDKNYQSEAYVANGFIGIRLPVQGQGFSQSGNATNYTSLIEDRRFTGAYVSGFTAHSAGNGSLATEGFLASIPNWSELSVSVGNQSYNGSTSEKHISNYSQSLSLQNGVVSTNVTWSPTNDTQLQLNYTVLAHRARPNVGIVRLDITSQNATTVNITDLLNSKGSVGTSYLASGSDTGSIWTAVSALGSNNTVFEYSTLGFSNYSSVNISTEANSTQSISQSVPVELSPNTTFTVIKYVGIASSDASPATFATARKAALVARALGFDTLLYEHSNAWNNIWNDGDIVVPGDEELQIAVKASLFHLLSSVRSGDEPKGYNANGIAVGGLSSSNLQGLPAAIDSTVSPALLALYPQFAKNVVNYRVGLANKVSSKSKRSLVEPYHTSIDSALNAWNYFVSTNNTEWLNSTGYDFIAAAANHYAQQFSLNSSVGAYSSNVTYKGVTVLDSAYVNAGAVTLFKAASAASDIVGEDPNPTWSDISENVYIPQSSKNITLPSSNLGNLTLGVNALTYPLVYDAESAAHSRALANFHHYSKQVEKKKLSPVDASLLAIDSAALSESGSGSYTYLLQASQPFLRKPYYQFSAQEKPQGAFPYLPGAGAFLQIFTHGFTGFRPTQDTLFIDPALPPQLPEGYAVKGFKYQGEVYDINVTGTYTYITRRGIETLSTGNATFGNGTFFANGTKFNATNTTLYDATAFANFTGLNVSTLPAFNWTALGANLTVSNFTVNNTSFGYFNFSSLQNVTFGDLNVTVWGGLNVSNVTLGNAHTLNVTNLGFANATSFNGTFFNATSFGSSNETSLPVFWELPSGLYNASNETLVSAQDSTDSTPVFIQIGGRNSAAGNYSIKVNQTLIIPTYRGDIYFKNIPGNVAENAPVSSKEEWHPARFPVSINDGDNATYWQPINASRSEVVIDLGRERPISEATIVWGPFTPKNYSIGVLPVANGTLNWANTTYSNFSVESRVLAQNSTIGGDVSKVQLHNATARYVTLAIEGLSGKHGKHPGAVAELAFN; encoded by the coding sequence ATGCACTTTTCGTTTGGCCTTCTGCTGGCCGCCTCTTCGGTTCTGGCTGCCCCCGTCAACACCACCAGTGCCAATGTCACCTCTGTGGCTCCTCTCGCTAACACCTCTGCTACTGCTGCTTCTCGAGGCCCCGTCTTTCTGCCTGTCCCCGGCCCCGTCAACGTGACCAAGGGCACCGAGTACAACGAGACTGCTCTCGAGTACAACAACAAGACTAATGTTCTGACCTCGCACAAGTTCGACAAAAACTACCAGTCGGAAGCTTACGTTGCCAACGGCTTCATCGGCATCCGTCTGCCCGTCCAGGGCCAGGGCTTCTCTCAGAGCGGCAACGccaccaactacacctCTCTGATTGAGGACCGACGGTTCACTGGCGCCTACGTGTCTGGCTTCACCGCCCACTCTGCTGGCAACGGCTCTCTTGCTACCGAGGGATTCCTGGCCTCCATTCCCAACTGGTCCGAgctgtctgtttctgtcgGAAACCAGAGCTACAACGGCTCCACCTCCGAGAAgcacatctccaactactcCCAGTCCCTGTCTCTGCAGAACGGTGTGGTCTCCACCAACGTCACCTGGTCCCCCACCAACGATACCCAGCTGCAGCTTAACTACACCGTCCTGGCTCATCGAGCCCGACCTAACGTCGGTATTGTTCGACTTGATATCACTTCCCAGAACGCTACCACTGTCAACATCACCGACctgctcaactccaagggATCTGTCGGTACCTCCTACCTCGCCTCCGGCTCCGACACCGGCTCCATCTGGACCGCCGTGTCTGCCCTCGGCTCCAACAACACTGTGTTTGAGTACTCCACCCTCGGATTCTCCAACTACTCCTCCGTCAACATTTCCACCGAGGCCAACTCCACCCAGTCTATCTCTCAGTCTGTGCCCGTCGAGCTGTCCCCCAACACCACCTTCACCGTGATCAAGTACGTTGGTATTGCCTCCTCCGATGCTTCTCCCGCCACCTTTGCCACTGCCCGAAAGGCTGCTCTGGTTGCCCGAGCTCTCGGCTTCGATACCCTCCTTTACGAGCACTCCAACGCCTGGAACAACATCTGGAACGACGGTGACATTGTTGTGCCTggagacgaggagctgcagatTGCTGTCAAGGCTTCTCTGTTCCACCTCCTGTCTTCCGTGCGATCTGGTGACGAGCCCAAGGGATACAACGCCAACGGCATTGCTGTCGGAGGTCTGTCTTCTTCCAACCTCCAGGGTCTCCCCGCTGCCATTGACTCTACTGTCTCCCCCGCTCTCCTAGCCCTCTACCCTCAGTTCGCCAAGAACGTTGTCAACTACCGAGTCGGTCTCGCCAACAAGGTCTCTTCCAAGTCCAAGCGATCTCTCGTTGAGCCCTACCACACCTCCATTGACTCTGCTCTGAATGCCTGGAACTACTTTGTgtccaccaacaacaccgAGTGGCTCAACTCCACCGGCTACGACTtcattgctgctgctgccaaccACTATGCCCAGCAGTTCTCTCTGAACTCTTCTGTCGGTGCCTACTCCTCCAACGTTACCTACAAGGGCGTGACAGTGCTTGACTCTGCTTACGTTAACGCTGGAGCCGTGACCCTGTTCAAGgctgcctctgctgcttccgATATTGTCGGTGAGGACCCCAACCCTACCTGGTCCGATATCTCCGAGAATGTCTACATTCCTCAGTCTTCCAAGAACATCACTCTGCCCTCTTCCAACCTTGGCAACCTCACCCTCGGTGTCAACGCCCTGACTTACCCTCTGGTCTACGACGCCGAGTCTGCTGCCCACTCTCGAGCTCTGGCTAACTTCCACCACTACTCCAAGCaggttgagaagaagaagctgtctCCTGTGGACGCCTCTCTGCTTGCCATTGACTCTGCTGCCCTATCCGAgtctggttctggatcCTACACCTACCTTCTGCAGGCCTCTCAGCCCTTCCTCCGAAAGCCTTACTACCAGTTCTCCGCACAGGAGAAGCCCCAGGGTGCCTTCCCTTACCTCCCCGGTGCTGGCGCTTTCCTGCAGATCTTCACCCACGGTTTCACTGGTTTCCGACCTACTCAGGACACCCTGTTCATCGACCctgctcttcctcctcagctTCCCGAGGGTTACGCTGTTAAGGGCTTCAAGTACCAGGGCGAGGTCTACGACATCAACGTGACCGGCACCTACACTTACATCACCCGACGAGGAATTGAGACTCTGTCTACTGGCAACGCCACTTTTGGCAACGGTACCTTCTTCGCCAACGGCACCAAGTTCAAcgccaccaacaccactCTGTACGACGCTACTGCCTTTGCCAACTTCACCGGCCTTAACGTCTCTACTCTGCCTGCTTTCAACTGGACTGCTCTTGGTGCCAACCTGACCGTGTCCAACTTCACTGTCAACAACACCTCTTTCGGCTACTTCAACTTCTCGTCTCTGCAGAACGTCACCTTTGGCGATCTCAACGTGACTGTTTGGGGCGGTCTTAACGTGTCTAACGTGACTCTCGGCAACGCCCACACTCTCAACGTGACCAACCTGGGCTTCGCCAACGCCACCTCTTTCAACGGCACTTTCTTCAACGCCACTTCTTTCGGTTCCAGCAACGAGACCTCTCTGCCCGTTTTCTGGGAGCTGCCTTCCGGCCTCTACAACGCTTCCAACGAGACTCTGGTCTCTGCTCAGGACAGCACCGATTCTACCCCTGTCTTCATCCAGATCGGTGGCCGAAactctgctgctggcaacTACTCCATCAAGGTTAACCAGACCCTCATCATCCCCACTTACCGAGGCGACATCTACTTCAAGAACATTCCCGGTAACGTGGCTGAGAACGCTCCTGTTTcttccaaggaggagtggcACCCTGCGCGATTCCCCGTCTCCATCAACGACGGTGACAACGCCACCTACTGGCAGCCCATCAACGCTTCTCGATCCGAAGTCGTGATTGATCTTGGCCGAGAGCGACCTATTTCTGAGGCCACCATTGTCTGGGGACCCTTCACCCCCAAGAACTACTCCATTGGAGTTCTTCCCGTGGCCAACGGAACCCTCAACTGGGCCAACACCACCTACTCCAACTTCTCTGTTGAGTCTCGAGTGCTTGCCCAGAACTCTACCAtcggtggtgatgtctCCAAGGTCCAGCTGCACAACGCCACTGCTCGATACGTGACTCTCGCCATTGAGGGTCTCTCTGGCAAGCACGGCAAGCACCCCGGTGCCGTTGCCGAGCTGGCCTTCAACTAA
- a CDS encoding uncharacterized protein (Truncated form of YALI0E07766g, similar to uniprot|P07246 Saccharomyces cerevisiae YMR083w ADH3 alcohol dehydrogenase III): protein MYKDIPVPTPAKDELLVKVQYSGVCHSDLSIWKGDWAQQLRFSPKMPLVGGHEGAGEVVGMGDQVTGWQVGDRTGVKFISGSCLTCEHCSAGWDQHCVAPGVSGLLKDGSFQQYACVKAATAPRIPDSCDLAGVAPVLCAGITAYTALKNSGLKAGEWVVITGAGGGLGSYAVQYAKCMGFRVIAIDTGDDKETHTKELGAEVFIDFAKSGAGMIAEIHKLTGGGAHAVVNFAVQDAAVEAATLYVRTRGTLVLCALPPNGTVKSHILNHVGRGLTIKGSYVGNKLDTQEAIDFYARGLVKTKYRLGELSKLEEYYQQMLDGKIVGRVVVDNSK from the coding sequence ATGTACAAGGACATTCCCGTCCCCACTCccgccaaggacgagctgctcgtcAAGGTGCAGTATTCCGGTGTCTGCCACTCGGATCTGTCCATCTGGAAGGGTGATTGGGCACAGCAGCTGCGGTTCAGCCCCAAGATGCCGCTGGTCGGCGGTCATGAGGGAGCAGGAGAGGTTGTGGGCATGGGCGATCAGGTGACCGGATGGCAGGTCGGAGACCGAACCGGAGTCAAGTTTATTTCTGGCTCTTGTCTCACTTGCGAGCACTGTTCTGCTGGCTGGGACCAGCACTGCGTAGCCCCCGGCGTGTCAGGTCTGCTCAAAGACGGCTCTTTCCAGCAGTACGCCTGCGTGAAGGCCGCCACCGCACCCCGAATCCCCGATTCTTGCGATCTGGCTGGTGTTGCACCCGTTCTGTGTGCAGGCATCACCGCCTACACTGCCCTCAAGAACTCTGGTCTCAAGGCCGGTGAGTGGGTGGTGATCAccggagctggaggaggactcgGATCCTACGCCGTCCAGTACGCCAAGTGCATGGGTTTCCGTGTGATTGCCATTGACACTGgagacgacaaggagacccacaccaaggagctgggAGCCGAGGTGTTTATTGACTTTGCCAAGAGTGGTGCTGGCATGATTGCTGAGATTCACAAGCTCACCGGAGGTGGCGCCCACGCCGTGGTCAACTTTGCTGTGCAGGACGCGGCTGTCGAGGCTGCCACTCTGTACGTGCGAACCCGAGGCACTCTGGTTCTGTGTGCTCTGCCACCCAACGGTACCGTCAAGAGTCACATTCTCAACCACGTGGGTCGAGGACTCACCATCAAGGGCAGTTATGTGGGTAATAAGCTGGATACTCAGGAAGCCATTGACTTCTATGCACGGGGTCTCGTCAAGACCAAGTACCGTCTCGGCGAGCTGAGCAAGCTCGAGGAGTATTACCAGCAGATGCTTGATGGTAAGATTGTTGGTCGTGTCGTTGTTGATAACAGCAAGTAG
- a CDS encoding uncharacterized protein (Compare to YALI0E07788g, similar to Saccharomyces cerevisiae DFG10 (YIL049W); ancestral locus Anc_7.235, weakly similar to DEHA0B09856g Debaryomyces hansenii), whose translation MLQLLAITFFLSGIVTTLLGNVSPAIQKLSYYGKTLTQKTNSTLALPKPWFIHFYILAAFLGYYSLFIVYDSFSDNHILIDVLGLLDSPISANNMFANGWTDWMDDLVSNINEWKLISTTHVQKPLTTLVLLLLGTIQGTRRLYECVYVMKYKVKTGASRVAEEQRKKKEGQTAEIESRESQMLLTHYLVGMGFYVAVFCSLWATGVAGVRDMEEWDFDYNSVGLSIAISLFLVASTLQYLCHVHLSSLIKYSLPTFWPFKITVCPHYTCEALIYMSYIGVSLSTGSTPNYGLLLAPLFTLTVLTTSAKNSKDWYKQKFPEYNVRWLTIPGVL comes from the coding sequence ATGCTTCAATTACTCGCTATCACTTTTTTCCTCTCGGGAATCGTCACCACTCTGCTTGGAAACGTGTCACCAGCAATCCAGAAGCTCTCCTATTATGGCAAAACCCTTACCCAGAAGACCAACAGTACTCTGGCGCTTCCCAAGCCCTGGTTCATCCATTTCTACATTTTGGCGGCATTTCTGGGCTACTATTCGCTCTTCATCGTGTATGACAGTTTCAGCGACAACCACATTTTGATTGATGTTCTGGGACTCTTGGATAGCCCAATCAGTGCTAATAATATGTTTGCAAACGGATGGACAGACTGGATGGACGATTTAGTGAGCAATATCAATGAATGGAAATTGATTTCCACCACTCATGTTCAAAAGCCCCTGACTACTCTtgttcttctgcttctgggtACCATTCAGGGCACTCGACGACTGTATGAGTGTGTGTACGTGATGAAGTACAAGGTGAAGACCGGAGCATCACGTGTTGCAGAGGAACagaggaagaaaaaagaaggcCAGACTGCCGAAatcgagtcacgtgaaagCCAGATGCTTTTGACCCACTATCTTGTCGGCATGGGGTTCTATGTCGCGGTCTTTTGCAGTCTGTGGGCAACAGGAGTTGCTGGGGTTCGAGATATGGAGGAGTGGGACTTTGACTACAACTCTGTGGGTCTTTCTATTGCTATTTCTCTCTTCCTTGTTGCTTCCACGCTTCAATACTTGTGTCATGTGCATCTATCTTCTTTGATCAAGTATTCCTTGCCGACTTTCTGGCCCTTCAAGATCACAGTTTGCCCTCATTACACTTGCGAAGCTCTCATTTACATGAGTTATATTGGAGTCTCCCTGTCTACCGGCTCTACTCCTAATTATGGGCTTTTGTTGGCCCCTCTCTTTACTCTTACTGTTTTGACCACCAGTGCTAAGAACTCCAAAGACTGGTATAAGCAGAAGTTTCCCGAGTATAATGTCCGATGGCTCACCATTCCCGGTGTGTTGTAG